Proteins encoded by one window of Homoserinimonas aerilata:
- the crcB gene encoding fluoride efflux transporter CrcB, translating to MTPLLFVLVSVAGGLGAACRLLVDGALRPLSKRMPAGTWVVNVSGSLLLGLLTGLAIAGTLPAEWHLVLGAGFLGGYTTFSTASFETVRMLQQRRPLAAVANGLGMLAASTLAAGLGLWAGALIAG from the coding sequence GTGACTCCCCTGCTGTTCGTTCTCGTCTCCGTCGCTGGCGGGCTCGGCGCCGCCTGCCGCCTGCTCGTCGACGGCGCGCTGCGCCCGCTCTCGAAGCGGATGCCCGCCGGCACCTGGGTCGTGAACGTCTCCGGTTCGCTGCTGCTCGGCCTGCTGACCGGGCTGGCGATCGCGGGCACCCTCCCCGCCGAATGGCATCTCGTTCTCGGCGCCGGGTTCCTCGGCGGCTACACCACCTTCAGCACGGCCAGCTTCGAGACGGTGCGGATGCTGCAGCAGCGCCGCCCACTCGCCGCCGTCGCGAACGGGCTCGGCATGCTGGCTGCGAGCACACTCGCCGCGGGCTTGGGTCTCTGGGCGGGCGCCCTCATCGCCGGCTGA
- the smpB gene encoding SsrA-binding protein SmpB: MPRENGQKVVATNRKARHDYTVEDTYEAGLVLTGTEVKSLRAGRASLVDGYAFIDDRGEAWLDAVHIPEYTGGSWTNHPPRRKRKLLLHKAQIVKIHNKVKEGGYTLVPLQLYFSDGRAKVELAVAKGKREYDKRQTLRERQDNREAQRAMSSRKNMGE; encoded by the coding sequence GTGCCCAGGGAGAATGGCCAGAAGGTCGTCGCGACGAACCGTAAGGCGCGCCACGACTACACGGTCGAGGACACCTACGAGGCCGGCCTGGTCCTGACGGGCACCGAGGTGAAGTCGCTGCGCGCCGGCCGGGCGAGCCTCGTCGACGGCTACGCGTTCATCGATGACCGCGGTGAGGCCTGGCTGGATGCCGTGCACATTCCCGAATACACGGGCGGTTCGTGGACGAATCACCCGCCGCGGCGCAAGCGCAAGCTGCTGCTGCACAAGGCGCAGATCGTGAAGATCCACAACAAGGTGAAGGAGGGCGGCTACACGCTTGTGCCGCTCCAGCTGTACTTCTCCGACGGCCGTGCGAAGGTCGAGCTCGCGGTCGCGAAGGGCAAGCGCGAGTACGACAAGCGGCAGACGCTGCGCGAACGGCAGGACAACCGCGAGGCGCAGCGGGCCATGTCGTCGCGAAAGAACATGGGCGAATAG
- a CDS encoding fluoride efflux transporter FluC, with translation MTAHAPADHPRPLHLRVSSIALVAVGGAIGTAAREGLTLALPVVASIPLAILVANLIGAFLLGLLLEALIRADATAPTATRLRLFAGTGALGGFTTYSALATDTALLLASGTTMGTGALYACATVVFGGLATWAGIVVGARRTAAGGAR, from the coding sequence ATGACAGCTCACGCACCAGCCGACCACCCCCGGCCGCTGCACCTGCGCGTCTCCTCCATCGCCCTCGTCGCCGTCGGCGGCGCCATCGGCACGGCGGCCCGCGAGGGGCTCACCCTTGCGCTCCCCGTCGTCGCATCGATCCCGCTCGCGATCCTCGTCGCCAACCTCATCGGCGCTTTCCTTCTGGGCCTGCTGCTCGAGGCACTCATCCGCGCCGATGCGACGGCGCCCACCGCGACGAGGCTGCGGCTGTTCGCCGGAACGGGAGCGCTCGGCGGCTTCACCACCTACAGTGCGCTCGCCACCGACACCGCCCTGCTGCTCGCATCCGGCACCACCATGGGCACGGGAGCGCTGTATGCCTGCGCCACCGTCGTGTTCGGCGGGCTCGCCACCTGGGCCGGGATCGTCGTGGGCGCGCGACGCACAGCCGCAGGAGGTGCCCGGTGA
- a CDS encoding septum formation family protein → MSPRILLKKSPAAVLAAAAILSLTLSGCSMMQQLSDITEGKEDVFSLTLGHCFDDGDLNADEVTSVKMPECTETHDNEVYHLYDVSDADFAEYDADALMSEADLSCLPEFEDFVGTSELDTSLYYSYFVPGADSWADGDREILCFAYDTNGPIDEPLGGKGADYPLS, encoded by the coding sequence GTGTCCCCCCGCATCCTGTTGAAGAAGTCCCCCGCCGCCGTGCTCGCCGCAGCCGCAATACTCTCCCTCACCCTCAGCGGCTGCAGCATGATGCAGCAGCTGAGTGACATCACCGAAGGCAAGGAGGACGTCTTCTCGCTGACTCTCGGCCACTGCTTCGACGACGGCGACCTGAACGCCGACGAGGTCACCTCCGTGAAGATGCCCGAATGCACCGAGACCCACGACAACGAGGTCTACCACCTCTACGACGTGAGCGACGCCGACTTCGCCGAATACGACGCGGATGCGCTCATGAGCGAAGCCGACCTCAGCTGCCTGCCCGAATTCGAGGACTTCGTCGGAACATCCGAACTCGACACGAGCCTCTACTACAGCTACTTCGTGCCCGGCGCCGACAGCTGGGCCGACGGCGACCGCGAGATCCTCTGCTTCGCCTACGACACCAACGGCCCCATCGATGAGCCGCTCGGAGGCAAGGGTGCCGACTACCCGCTCAGCTAG